In Drosophila nasuta strain 15112-1781.00 chromosome 2R, ASM2355853v1, whole genome shotgun sequence, a single genomic region encodes these proteins:
- the LOC132785974 gene encoding F-actin-monooxygenase Mical isoform X13, with protein MSRQHQRHHQQQQLQQQQQQHQQQQLLTAQQQQQQALLMAEHAAAAEAAELFDLLCVATTMRQILALHRAMCEAVGLRPSPLNDFYPKLKAKVRSWKAQALWKKFDARAAHRVYGKGNACSGTRVLVIGAGPCGLRTAIEAQLLGAKVVVLEKRDRITRNNVLHLWPFVITDLRNLGAKKFYGKFCAGSIDHISIRQLQCMLLKVALLLGVEIHEGVSFDHALEPSGDGTGWRAAVTPSDHAVSHYEFDVLIGADGKRNMLDFRRKEFRGKLAIAITANFINKKTEAEAKVEEISGVAFIFNQAFFKELYSRTGIDLENIVYYKDETHYFVMTAKKHSLIDKGVIIEDMADPAELLAQANVDTQKLHDYAREAAEFSTQYQMPNLEFAVNHYGKPDVAMFDFTSMFAAEMSCRVVVRKGCRLLQCLVGDSLLEPFWPTGSGCARGFLSSMDAAYAIKLWSNPQNSTLGVLAQRESIYRLLNQTTPDTLQRDISAYTVDPATRYPNLNRESVNSWQVKHLIDTDDPAILEQTFMDTHALQLPHAETPGKRKRRSGDTLPQGASLLRWISAQLAAYQFTAELKEPSDVFRNGRVLCALINRYRPDLIDFAATKEMSPLECNELAFAVLERELHIDRVMNAKQSLELTDVESRIWLNYLDQICELFRGEIPHIKHPKMDFSDLRQKYRINHTHAPPDFSKLLQTKPKAKSPMQDAVDVPTTVVQRRSVLDEERAKRQRRHEQLLNSNGVAAAAGGGAAASPGGSNQLPQAQSDTPRRSKKRRQADKTANISSKVALAFKKQAASEKCRFCKQTVYLMEKTTVEGLVLHRNCLKCHHCHTNLRLGGYAFDRDDPQGRFYCTQHFRLPPKPMPQRVNKRRSAAAQPASPAAAPQSATAAAAAEDEQPMDTLPVQADLLDNSRAAASADNMSDDEANIIDEHEWNGRNFLPESNNDSQSELSSSDESDTDTDSQFEEADDSPFGAQTLQLASDWIGKQYCEDSDDSDDFYDSSEGIADDGKDDTEGEEFKKARELRREEVRLQPLPVNLPTDTETEKPQVGNDNKENVERASLKSANSFESAQSQPSTPVPTPIATPTRAQLEQLERNAPRKFSSEIEAISEKLYHLNNMVKMNKDLEVLAKENLVKSDILRKLTLKEKWLAENAAIAAGMSNSNPSAVKPSSSIVAAAVAVGIAPPKSKFDEKYEKVVSPPPHPVVEVKPKPVIDFNLDELKPRKPNFEERPKEQLKRPESLKKPPPLSPKPERKSSANVSRSSSIKSNASSHSPQLRKAPLPNENKMQIENILGTMKKLQRQHSSELDEDMDIDEEPSNPQLSNKLKEIGASSFAGTMDHIKSQMVTPTVHTASVDLSKYFPNQKQEKSNAGNINKNQKTLKDVDLARYFPSSPAPQRRAVETVAERLKKSQTEAVLAPSKEAKDESKTGAKVETKLESKTDNKVEPKVDPKTKPVPPKRQASLNSFSLRDHQLDGALDLSKKKAPVKVVTTSKTPAKVAAPTKTPVTKTPSATSVGKTTTTTKGKVKIVKKIVPKGTKAKKAAAAAAAAATKVTGITDTTEMQPEEPQVPRDEAERILDEILADGATRSPSSEYQKLFNDEKSPSDLSDKIERILEDTGLDLELGLPRRSSKKLVKTKSLGEGDFDMQPKRLTGVQNILKRFESMSSVHSQNSDEQSSFKLRRMESSTSNMSSLNRSRESLVSVSDSMSDLERTMDYLRNEWRNEATNFLQKKRDKFYAQKEEQQKPIELPKEQQKVMELPVQYRDSKLAKFFGLATRKSPEKRKSPEKRKSPEKRKSPLKKLKSPSKSLKASKTNNSLEELAKISNARQAKKTPAKLPEKVNKVEKKLPVKVAPPKPATPVPDDFEILDLLDKATEAKELERSKTKSPLVEIALVVEATSEVLNVEPEATVERTVVVEDIKNLPKTGCDKSLNNSRRGSQASLVLSRRQSEVSLTEKLQLDALEVLQSIELEREALADVEHVDDMFQSMVDELEQTPAQEPTIYMDDELDADSLCTTISKSPSAQPVTVVKRGSSEEHSIEKLLGDVSDEMLVNVDFDSNDELVGIASSVKQSVNSSVERDFVDKLESLERDEVPLNNTPRFGQTLQPNMDEVDGGCFPSRPQRRQKSSSSSSEPTLPVAPQRLKKKLAKLTPDSMPPSVQDLLQQLSPKIEKETQATPEEPMKFPRLAVEEDVVDHPKAVNLKTPEMQRKQPATVASSPKSLDSQSNSLKSENSSRGSLIEPPKLVTPPKSQRSKENSLDWDMEKLPVSPMPRRKQPPVVAASKESSLEWDMEKLPNSPMPPRRRIAAPKSANVSPSNSIQLLNNLPSAEDEQRIIEEFERERRQALIKRDESFEAAAAEQRRQESQQSSSNSSASKRSLPPPTPPTPPTTRRGTTQDTGSRRESIRKDGTPPMFKKLDLGDDSNSTLDTTTASTRRSSFAFIELQDNKPVIVPMPRKLHLPKLEPAKYVPEVRDEAEPVPEVFKDRAWPKPQTGELHADSEDEDLEEEDPKSKLPEYARSDSPPSAAFQNRQWPDGKTVFDQTDAKPSLEADDILGLLDSSRPKPRRFNNKPRSQSPQPFKPLADSARLSSKSVSDLKKNTPVSGSMHSLSAQSSQDTDTRSTATTVATSRPLSYVVNYDEPEDANMKALLDRSKRLHNRKREFVNERVVERNPYMRDVIRSTDRADYEPDEELSSYRPRHYTTKAPSSRFPSSSSYARTSAPRSNYDYLSSNSLAGSSSDYLSRRPYTGLGTSSAATTSSSSGYYPSSTHLSDLFRRRNPATSSSSSYGLPSSSKESYKPNPKAHHLTKLSLTLPLKYPPTLSSTTMRSYGRRRKSLSTTHTYENPQKYR; from the exons ATGAGTCGCCAGCATCAGCGgcatcaccagcagcagcagctgcaacaacagcagcagcagcatcagcagcaacaactgctgaccgcacagcagcaacaacaacaggcgcTGCTGATGGCCGAACATGCCGCTGCCGCTGAGGCCGCCGAGCTCTTCGATCTGCTCTGCGTGGCGACCACAATGCGTCAGATACTGGCGTTGCATCGCGCCATGTGCGAAGCGGTCGGATTGCGGCCATCGCCACTGAATGATTTCTATCCCAAGCTCAAGGCCAAGGTGCGTTCGTGGAAGGCGCAAGCGTTGTGGAAGAAGTTCGATGCACGTGCCGCACATCGGGTCTATGGCAAGGGCAACGCCTGCTCTGGGACACGAGTGTTGGTCATAGGCGCTGGGCCGTGTGGTCTGCGCACTGCCATCGAGGCACAGCTGCTGGGCGCCAAGGTTGTGGTGCTGGAGAAACGTGATCGCATCACACGCAACAATGTGCTCCACCTTTGGCCATTTGTCATCACCGATTTGCGTAATCTGGGTGCCAAGAAGTTCTACGGCAAGTTCTGTGCCGGCTCCATTGATCACATCTCCATCAGGCAGCTGCAATGCATGCTGCTCAAGGTGGCACTGCTGCTGGGTGTTGAGATCCACGAGGGCGTCAGCTTCGATCATGCGCTGGAGCCCAGTGGGGATGGCACTGGATGGCGTGCGGCAGTTACTCCGTCGGATCATGCTGTCTCGCACTATGAGTTCGATGTGCTCATCGGTGCCGATGGCAAACGCAACATGCTCGACTTTCGACGCAAAGAGTTTCGCGGCAAATTGGCCATTGCCATCACGGCGAATTTCATCAACAAGAAAACCGAAGCGGAGGCCAAAGTGGAGGAAATCAGCGGTGTGGCGTTCATCTTCAATCAGGCGTTCTTCAAGGAGCTCTACAGTCGCACGGGAATCGATCTCGAGAACATTGTGTACTACAAGGATGAGACGCATTACTTTGTGATGACGGCAAAGAAGCACAGTCTGATCGACAAGGGCGTCATCATCGAAGATATGGCAGATCCCGCAGAGCTGCTTGCTCAGGCCAATGTGGACACACAAAAGCTCCACGATTATGCGCGCGAGGCAGCGGAGTTCTCCACGCAATATCAAATGCCCAATCTGGAGTTTGCTGTCAATCATTATGGCAAACCCGATGTGGCCATGTTTGATTTTACCTCCATGTTTGCGGCCGAGATGTCGTGTCGCGTTGTCGTGCGCAAAGGATGTCGCTTGCTTCAGTGTTTGGTGGGCGACAGTTTGCTCGAACCCTTCTGGCCCACGGGATCGGGTTGTGCGCGTGGCTTCTTGTCCAGCATGGATGCAGCGTATGCCATCAAGCTGTGGTCCAATCCACAGAATAGCACACTTGGTGTGCTGGCACAGCGAGAGAGCATCTATCGACTGCTGAATCAAACCACACCGGATACGCTGCAACGTGATATTAGCGCCTATACCGTGGATCCGGCCACACGCTATCCGAATCTGAATCGCGAATCGGTGAACAGTTGGCAGGTGAAGCATCTGATTGACACCGATGATCCCGCAATACTCGAGCAAACGTTCATGGACACACATgcgctgcagctgccacatgcCGAGACGCCGGGCAAACGCAAGCGGCGCAGCGGAG ATACGTTGCCACAAGGCGCCAGTTTACTGCGCTGGATCAGCGCACAGCTGGCCGCCTATCAGTTCACAGCCGAGCTCAAGGAACCATCCGATGTGTTCCGCAATGGACGTGTGCTCTGTGCGCTTATCAATCG CTATCGACCCGATCTAATCGACTTTGCGGCCACCAAGGAGATGAGTCCGCTGGAATGCAATGAGCTCGCCTTTGCTGTGCTGGAACGTGAACTGCACATTGATCGTGTGATGAATGCCAAACAATCGCTGGAACTCACGGATGTCGAATCACGCATTTGGCTGAACTATTTGGATCAAATCTGTGAACTGTTTCGCGGCGAAATACCGCACATTAAGCATCCCAAGATGGATTTCAGTGATTTGCGGCAAAAGTATCGCATCAATCACACCCATGCACCGCCCGATTTCTCCAAGCTGCTGCAAACGAAGCCCAAGGCCAAGTCCCCGATGCAGGATGCCGTCGATGTGCCCACCACTGTGGTGCAACGTCGTTCGGTGCTGGACGAGGAGCGTGCCAAGCGGCAGCGTCGCCACGAACAGCTGTTGAACAGCAACGGCGTGGCAGCCGCTGCTGGCGGTGGCGCCGCAGCGAGTCCCGGGGGCAGCAATCAGTTGCCACAAG CTCAAAGTGATACGCCGCGTCGATCGAAGAAGCGTCGCCAGGCTGACAAAACGGCAAACATT AGCTCAAAGGTGGCGCTGGCCTTTAAGAAACAGGCTGCCTCGGAGAAGTGCCGCTTCTGCAAGCAGACCGTCTATCTGATGGAGAAGACCACCGTGGAGGGTCTGGTGCTGCATCGCAATTGCCTTAAGTGTCATCACTGCCACACCAACTTGCGCCTCGGCGGATACGCCTTCGATCGCGATGATCCTCAGGGACGTTTCTACTGCACACAACACTTTAGGCTGCCACCTAAGCCGATGCCACAACGCGTCAACAAGAGA CGCTCAGCTGCCGCACAGCCTGCCTCGCCTGCTGCCGCTCCACAAAGTGCAacagctgccgccgctgcagAAGATGAGCAGCCCATGGACACGTTGCCTGTTCAAGCCGATTTACTGGACAATTCTAGAGCCGCTGCCTCGGCAGATAACATGTCCGACGATGAGGCGAACATTATCGACGAACACGAGTGGAACGGACGCAATTTTCTGCCCGAATCCAACAATGATTCGCAATCGGAACTCTCCAGCTCAGATGAATCGGATACGGACACGGACTCGCAGTTTGAGGAGGCAGACGATTCGCCATTTGGTGCGCAAACGCTGCAGCTGGCCTCGGATTGGATTGGCAAGCAGTATTGCGAGGATAGCGATGATTCGGATGATTTCTACGATTCCAGTGAAGGTATTGCAG ATGATGGCAAAGATGACACCGAGGGCGAAGAGTTTAAGAAGGCCCGTGAACTGCGACGAGAGGAAGTACGTCTGCAACCGCTGCCCGTGAATCTGCCCACGGATACAGAAACCGAG AAACCCCAAGTGGGCAATGACAATAAAGAGAATGTAGAGCGTGCTTCGCTCAAGTCCGCCAACTCCTTTGAGTCGGCACAGAGTCAACCCTCCACGCCGGTTCCCACTCccattgccacgcccacgcgtGCTCAACTCGAGCAGCTGGAGCGCAATGCACCGCGTAAGTTTAGCAGCGAAATCGAAGCCATTAGCGAGAAGTTGTATCACCTCAATAATATGGTCAAAATGAACAAGGATCTGGAGGTGTTGGCCAAGGAGAATCTCGTGAAGAGCGACATTCTGCGCAAGCTAACGCTCAAGGAGAAATGGCTAGCAGAGAATGCAGCCATTGCGGCAGGCATGTCCAATTCCAATCCCAGTGCAGTGAAGCCGAGCAGCTCAATTGTAGCAGCTGCGGTTGCAGTAGGCATCGCTCCACCCAAATCCAAGTTTGATGAGAAGTACGAGAAAGTGGTTAGTCCACCACCTCACCCTGTTGTTGAAGTAAAACCTAAGCCtgtaattgattttaatcTGGATGAGTTGAAACCACGTAAACCCAACTTTGAGGAGCGTCCCAAAGAGCAACTGAAACGCCCTGAAAGTCTGAAAAAACCGCCGCCACTCAGTCCCAAGCCGGAGCGCAAAAGTAGCGCCAATGTGAGCCGCTCCAGCAGCATTAAGAGCAATGCCAGCTCCCATAGTCCGCAGCTGAGAAAAGCTCCGCTGcccaatgaaaacaaaatgcaaattgagaACATTTTGGGCACAATGAAGAagctgcagcggcagcataGCAGCGAATTAGATGAAGACATGGACATCGATGAGGAGCCCAGCAATCCACAACTGAGCAATAAGCTTAAAGAGATTGGCGCCAGCAGTTTTGCAGGCACCATGGATCACATTAAATCACAGATGGTGACGCCCACTGTCCACACGGCAAGCGTGGATTTGTCCAAATATTTTCCCAATCAGAAACAGGAGAAGAGCAATGCtggaaatataaataagaatcAGAAAACGCTGAAAGATGTGGATCTGGCAAGATACTTTCCAAGTAGTCCGGCGCCCCAGCGACGAGCGGTGGAAACGGTGGCAGAGCGTCTAAAGAAGTCGCAAACTGAGGCGGTTTTAGCACCCAGCAAAGAAGCGAAGGACGAGAGCAAGACAGGAGCTAAGGTTGAGACAAAACTAGAGTCAAAAACTGATAACAAAGTAGAGCCCAAAGTAGATCCCAAGACGAAGCCCGTTCCACCTAAACGACAAGCTTCCCTTAACTCATTTAGTTTGCGCGATCATCAGCTTGATGGCGCCTTAGATCTGAGCAAGAAGAAAGCACCGGTTAAAGTTGTAACTACATCTAAAACACCCGCCAAGGTAGCAGCACCAACTAAAACTCCTGTAACTAAGACTCCAAGTGCCACCAGCGTGGGTAAGACAACAACCACGACCAAGGGCAAGGTTAAAATAGTCAAGAAAATTGTGCCCAAGGGCACCAAGGCaaagaaagcagcagcagctgcagctgccgcagccACAAAGGTTACAGGGATTACAGACACCACCGAAATGCAGCCGGAGGAGCCGCAAGTGCCACGCGATGAAGCTGAGCGCATTCTCGATGAAATTCTAGCGGATGGAGCGACTCGTTCACCCAGCTCCGAATACCAGAAGCTCTTCAATGATGAGAAATCGCCCAGCGATTTGTCGGACAAAATCGAGCGTATACTTGAGGATACAGGATTGGATCTGGAGCTTGGCTTGCCGCGACGCAGCAGCAAGAAGCTGGTGAAAACGAAGTCCTTGGGTGAGGGAGATTTTGATATGCAACCCAAACGGTTGACTGGAGTACAGAATATACTCAAACGCTTCGAGTCCATGAGCTCGGTGCACTCGCAGAACAGCGATGAACAGTCCTCGTTCAAGTTGCGTCGCATGGAGTCGAGTACCAGCAACATGAGCAGCTTGAATCGATCTAGGGAGTCATTAGTCTCGGTGAGTGATTCGATGAGTGATCTGGAGCGCACCATGGATTATTTGCGCAATGAATGGCGCAATGAGGCCACCAACTTTTTGCAAAAGAAACGCGACAAGTTCTATGCTCAAAAAGAGGAGCAACAAAAGCCAATTGAGCTGCCAAAAGAACAGCAAAAGGTTATGGAATTACCAGTTCAATATCGGGACTCCAAACTAGCCAAGTTCTTTGGACTGGCGACACGTAAATCGCCAGAGAAACGCAAGTCGCCTGAGAAGCGCAAATCGCCTGAGAAACGCAAATCGCCgcttaagaaattaaaatccCCGAGCAAGAGTCTCAAAGCAAGCAAAACTAATAACTCGCTTGAGGAATTGGCTAAAATTAGCAATGCGCGGCAGGCAAAGAAAACGCCGGCAAAGTTGCCAGAGAAGGTCAACAAAGTGGAAAAGAAGCTGCCAGTTAAAGTGGCTCCACCGAAACCAGCAACTCCTGTGCCGGATGATTTTGAAATACTCGATCTGTTAGACAAGGCAACCGAAGCCAAAGAGCTAGAACGTTCAAAGACGAAAAGCCCATTGGTAGAAATTGCCCTTGTTGTCGAGGCAACCAGCGAAGTGTTAAATGTGGAGCCAGAGGCAACTGTTGAACGAACTGTGGTTGTGGAGGATATTAAGAACCTGCCCAAGACAGGCTGTGACAAGTCGCTGAACAACTCCCGGCGTGGTTCTCAGGCGAGCCTTGTGCTCTCCCGACGTCAATCGGAAGTTTCTCTGACTGAAAAACTGCAGCTGGATGCACTGGAAGTACTCCAGAGCATAGAGCTAGAGCGTGAGGCCTTAGCGGATGTTGAGCACGTGGATGATATGTTCCAGAGCATGGTAGATGAACTAGAACAGACGCCTGCTCAAGAACCTACCATTTATATGGACGATGAGCTGGATGCGGATTCATTGTGCACCACCATCAGCAAGAGTCCCAGTGCTCAGCCTGTGACGGTGGTTAAGCGTGGCAGCTCGGAGGAACATAGCATCGAGAAGCTCCTTGGCGATGTCTCCGATGAAATGCTGGTCAACGTTGATTTCGATTCTAACGATGAACTGGTGGGAATTGCGTCCAGTGTTAAACAGAGTGTAAATAGCTCTGTAGAGCGAGACTTCGTGGATAAATTAGAGTCGCTGGAACGTGATGAAGTTCCCTTAAATAACACACCCCGCTTTGGACAAACGCTGCAGCCTAACATGGATGAAGTGGATGGCGGCTGTTTTCCATCGCGTCCACAGCGCAGACAGAAGAGTAGTTCCTCGTCCAGCGAGCCCACTTTACCAGTGGCACCGCAGCGTCTGAAGAAGAAGTTGGCTAAGCTGACGCCCGACAGCATGCCGCCTTCGGTTCAGGATTTGTTGCAACAGCTAAGTCCCAAAATCGAAAAGGAGACACAGGCAACACCAGAGGAGCCAATGAAGTTCCCTAGGCTGGCAGTAGAGGAAGATGTCGTGGATCATCCCAAGGCAGTTAACTTAAAGACCCCAGAAATGCAGCGAAAGCAGCCAGCAACTGTTGCCAGTTCACCAAAGTCCCTAGACAGTCAGAGCAACTCGCTGAAGAGTGAAAACTCCTCTCGTGGCAGTCTCATTGAGCCACCCAAGTTGGTGACGCCACCCAAATCACAGCGCAGCAAAGAGAACTCCCTCGACTGGGACATGGAGAAGCTGCCCGTCTCACCGATGCCGCGTCGCAAGCAACCCCCCGTTGTGGCTGCCAGCAAAGAGAGTTCCCTTGAGTGGGACATGGAAAAATTGCCCAACAGTCCCATGCCACCCCGTCGTCGCATTGCAGCTCCGAAGTCCGCTAATGTGTCGCCCAGCAATTCCATACAGCTGCTGAACAATCTGCCCTCAGCCGAGGATGAGCAGCGCATCATTGAGGAATTCGAGCGCGAGCGTCGTCAGGCACTCATCAAACGTGACGAGAGCTTTGAGGCTGCGGCCGCAGAGCAGCGACGTCAGGAGtcgcagcagagcagcagcaactccaGTGCTAGCAAGCGTAGTCTCCCGCCGCCCACGCCCCCTACACCACCAACGACACGACGTGGCACCACCCAGGATACGGGCAGCCGACGAGAGTCGATTCGCAAGGACGGTACCCCGCCTATGTTCAAGAAACTGGATCTGGGTGACGATAGCAACTCGACACTGGACACAACGACGGCGTCCACGAGACGCAGCTCCTTTGCATTTATTGAATTACAGGACAACAAGCCGGTAATTGTCCCCATGCCGCGCAAGCTGCACTTGCCCAAGCTAGAGCCGGCCAAGTATGTACCGGAAGTTAGGGACGAAGCGGAACCAGTGCCAGAAGTGTTTAAGGATCGTGCCTGGCCGAAGCCGCAGACAGGTGAACTGCATGCGGACAGCGAGGATGAGGATCTAGAAGAGGAGGATCCCAAGTCAAAACTGCCTGAGTATGCGCGCTCCGACTCACCACCTTCGGCTGCTTTCCAGAATCGACAGTGGCCCGATGGCAAAACGGTGTTTGATCAAACCGATGCCAAGCCCTCGCTAGAAGCGGATGATATACTCGGTCTGCTGGACAGCTCACGTCCTAAGCCGAGGCGCTTCAATAATAAGCCACGCTCACAGTCACCGCAACCCTTCAAGCCTTTGGCGGACAGCGCTCGCCTCAGCTCCAAGTCCGTGAGTGATCTCAAAAAGAATACACCCGTTTCGGGATCGATGCATTCGCTATCAGCACAGTCCAGCCAAGATACAGACACCCGCTCCACAGCTACTACAGTAGCCACATCACGACCTTTGAGCTATGTAGTGAACTACGATGAGCCTGAGGATGCCAACATGAAGGCGCTGCTCGATCGCAGCAAGCGATTGCACAACCGTAAGAGGGAGTTTGTCAATGAACGCGTTGTGGAGCGCAATCCTTATATGCGGGATGTGATCAGAAGCACCGATCGTGCCGATTACGAACCCGATGAGGAGTTGTCCAGCTATAGACCTAGGCATTACACGACTAAAGCGCCCAGCAGTCGCTTCCCCAGCTCATCATCGTATGCTAGAACCTCAGCACCACGCAGCAACTACGATTACCTCAGCAGTAACAGCCTcgccggcagcagcagcgattaTCTCAGTCGAAGACCCTACACAGGATTAGGAACGAGcagcgcagcaacaacaagctcAAGCTCCGGTTATTATCCAAGCAGTACGCATCTGAGTGATCTTTTCCGGCGTCGCAATCCCGCCACCAGCAGTAGCTCCAGCTATGGattgcccagcagcagcaaagagtC GTACAAACCGAATCCGAAAGCACATCACCTGACGAAGTTGAGCTTAACTCTGCCACTGAAATATCCACCGACTCTGAGTTCGACAACGATGAGATCATACGGCAGGCGCCGAAAATCTTTATCGACGACACACACTTACGAAAACCCACAAAAGTACAGGTAA